One window from the genome of Marinobacter sp. LV10R510-11A encodes:
- a CDS encoding copper resistance system multicopper oxidase, with translation MSQKNSDGGVSRRRLIQGATAMGLLAGFDSMMPAFAKGRLDNSNVYHTVRDGADIYDMTIARTPLTIGSKVSAQPITINGTLPAPLVRLKQGRDAIMRVTNTLAEPTSIHWHGVLLPFQMDGVPGVSFPGIMPGETFEYRFPVEQSGTYWYHSHSGFQEQLGHYGPIIIDPAEPEPVAYDREYVVVLSDWTFDSPSDVFRHLKVAEGYYNYNQRTVGDFFKDVETTGWDAAWSKAGMWGQMRMSPRDILDVTGSEYTYLMNGSPSVSNWTGLFRPGEKIRLRFINASAMTFFDVRIPGLPMTVISADGQPVRPVETDEFRIGVAETYDVIVEPTNRAHTVFAQSQDRSGFVRGTLASRKGLEAPVPPMYPRTERGMAAMGMGAMDMSDGMDKGHGQMEMNGSGAKMAKMNGPSDAVSLDAVPTAGRPISHGPDNHGPGAAMVASSPQSRLDDPGVGFETADHRVLTYSQLQSIDGWPDKRPAEREVELHLTGNMERYMWSFDGKKFSEVDGPVKFYHGERLRLILVNDSMMDHPIHLHGMWMELETGADEYRPRKHTIAVKPGERVSALITADAPGDWAFHCHLLYHMDAGMFRVVSVV, from the coding sequence ATGAGTCAGAAAAATAGTGATGGAGGAGTGTCCAGGCGGCGGCTGATCCAGGGAGCTACTGCAATGGGGCTTCTTGCCGGTTTTGACAGCATGATGCCGGCTTTTGCCAAGGGCAGACTGGATAACTCCAATGTCTATCATACCGTGCGTGACGGTGCTGATATCTACGATATGACGATTGCACGAACGCCTCTCACAATTGGGTCTAAAGTCTCAGCGCAGCCCATCACCATCAATGGCACCTTGCCTGCCCCGCTGGTTCGGCTTAAGCAAGGTCGCGACGCGATCATGCGCGTCACCAATACATTGGCTGAGCCAACGTCGATTCACTGGCACGGTGTGTTGCTGCCGTTTCAGATGGACGGTGTCCCAGGGGTCAGTTTTCCGGGCATCATGCCGGGCGAAACATTCGAGTACCGTTTTCCGGTCGAGCAAAGCGGCACCTACTGGTATCACAGCCACTCCGGGTTTCAGGAGCAGCTTGGCCATTACGGGCCGATTATTATTGATCCCGCTGAGCCGGAACCGGTCGCCTATGACCGTGAATACGTTGTTGTGCTCTCTGACTGGACCTTTGATTCTCCCAGCGATGTATTTCGCCACCTCAAGGTGGCTGAAGGCTACTATAACTACAACCAGCGCACTGTTGGCGATTTCTTTAAAGATGTAGAAACCACGGGTTGGGATGCCGCGTGGAGCAAAGCCGGCATGTGGGGCCAGATGCGAATGAGCCCCCGGGATATTCTGGATGTAACCGGCTCTGAATACACCTACCTGATGAATGGCTCGCCCTCAGTATCGAATTGGACAGGACTGTTCCGTCCGGGTGAAAAAATTCGTCTCAGGTTCATCAATGCCTCGGCAATGACCTTCTTTGATGTGCGTATTCCAGGGCTGCCGATGACGGTGATTTCCGCTGACGGCCAGCCGGTGCGACCGGTTGAGACGGATGAGTTCCGCATTGGCGTGGCCGAAACCTACGACGTCATCGTTGAGCCAACAAACAGGGCGCATACGGTGTTTGCGCAGTCGCAGGACCGGTCTGGGTTCGTGCGTGGCACGTTGGCCAGCCGTAAGGGCCTGGAGGCGCCGGTGCCGCCCATGTACCCGCGCACTGAGCGGGGTATGGCGGCCATGGGCATGGGCGCGATGGACATGAGTGACGGTATGGACAAAGGCCACGGTCAAATGGAGATGAATGGTTCCGGCGCCAAAATGGCCAAAATGAATGGGCCGTCTGACGCAGTAAGTCTGGACGCTGTCCCGACCGCCGGGCGTCCGATATCCCACGGCCCGGACAATCATGGCCCGGGAGCGGCCATGGTCGCCTCCAGTCCGCAATCGCGCCTGGATGATCCCGGTGTTGGCTTTGAAACAGCGGACCATCGGGTGCTGACTTACTCCCAGCTTCAGAGTATCGATGGCTGGCCTGATAAGCGCCCCGCCGAGCGTGAGGTGGAGCTCCACCTTACCGGCAACATGGAGCGCTACATGTGGTCATTCGATGGCAAGAAGTTCTCTGAAGTGGATGGCCCGGTCAAGTTCTATCATGGCGAGCGCTTGCGGTTGATCCTGGTCAACGATTCGATGATGGATCACCCCATTCATTTGCATGGTATGTGGATGGAGTTGGAGACCGGTGCAGATGAGTACCGCCCGCGTAAACACACGATTGCTGTTAAACCCGGTGAGCGAGTGTCTGCCTTGATAACGGCAGATGCACCGGGTGATTGGGCATTCCACTGCCACCTGCTCTACCACATGGATGCAGGGATGTTTCGTGTCGTGTCGGTTGTCTAA
- a CDS encoding copper resistance protein B, whose translation MMNRIKLVMGISLFTFAAGASAVGTGVQAEPDWTLPVHDDKVFGQILFDRLEYQRDGNDEIALWDAQAWVGKDRKRLWIETEGETDLSSERGDIENFDVQYSYRLDPFWDIQTGVGIQSTFGPGPDNERYSAIIGLQGLAPYWFEVDTNLRVTDDGDASYDLEAEYDWLLTQRLILQGRGETLIAFSDVEEWGVGTGINNIGLGLRLRYEFSREFAPYIGVAYTRYLGNTKDLRESEGEDVESSSFVAGVRWWF comes from the coding sequence ATGATGAATCGAATAAAACTGGTTATGGGCATTTCTCTTTTTACGTTTGCAGCGGGTGCCTCAGCCGTCGGCACCGGTGTGCAGGCAGAACCGGACTGGACGTTGCCTGTTCACGACGACAAGGTATTTGGTCAGATACTGTTTGATCGACTGGAATATCAGCGCGACGGTAATGACGAGATCGCCCTGTGGGATGCCCAGGCCTGGGTCGGCAAGGATCGCAAGCGGCTCTGGATAGAGACGGAGGGTGAGACGGATCTGTCCAGCGAAAGGGGCGACATTGAAAACTTTGATGTTCAGTACAGCTATCGTCTCGATCCCTTTTGGGACATTCAAACGGGGGTGGGTATTCAGTCGACCTTTGGTCCAGGTCCCGACAATGAGCGCTACTCGGCGATCATTGGGTTGCAGGGCCTCGCCCCCTATTGGTTTGAGGTAGATACCAACCTCAGGGTGACAGACGACGGCGATGCATCGTACGACCTTGAGGCTGAATATGACTGGTTGCTGACCCAAAGGCTCATTCTTCAAGGCCGCGGGGAAACCCTGATTGCATTCAGTGACGTAGAAGAATGGGGAGTGGGCACCGGGATCAACAATATTGGCCTTGGACTTCGGCTGAGATACGAGTTTTCGCGGGAGTTTGCACCCTACATCGGTGTTGCCTATACGCGCTACTTGGGTAATACCAAGGATCTTCGCGAAAGTGAAGGTGAGGATGTCGAGTCCTCAAGTTTTGTGGCCGGTGTTCGCTGGTGGTTTTAG